The following proteins are encoded in a genomic region of Streptococcus cristatus AS 1.3089:
- a CDS encoding ECF-type riboflavin transporter substrate-binding protein → MKNNTIRNVVATGIGAALFVVIGMINIPTPVPNTSIQLQYPLQALFSVIFGPIVGFLMGFIGHAIKDAMSGGGLWWFWIVGSGVFGLLVGFFRKFFQVEEGKFEVKDIIRFNLIQFGANAIAWLIGPIGDVIVSGEPVNKVIAQSIVAILVNSVTVAVIGTVLLSAYARTQTRSGSLKKD, encoded by the coding sequence ATGAAAAATAATACAATCAGAAACGTAGTCGCAACAGGAATTGGAGCAGCCCTATTTGTGGTCATCGGAATGATCAATATCCCAACTCCTGTACCCAATACCAGCATCCAGCTCCAATACCCTCTGCAAGCTCTTTTTAGCGTCATCTTTGGACCAATCGTCGGTTTCCTGATGGGCTTCATTGGCCATGCCATTAAAGACGCTATGAGCGGTGGCGGACTTTGGTGGTTCTGGATTGTTGGCAGCGGAGTCTTCGGTCTATTGGTTGGCTTCTTTAGAAAATTCTTCCAAGTGGAAGAAGGAAAATTTGAAGTCAAGGACATTATCCGCTTTAACTTGATTCAGTTTGGAGCAAATGCAATCGCTTGGCTAATCGGCCCGATTGGTGACGTGATTGTGTCTGGTGAGCCGGTCAATAAGGTTATTGCTCAAAGTATTGTAGCAATTCTGGTGAATTCTGTGACAGTAGCAGTCATTGGTACTGTTTTGCTAAGCGCCTATGCCCGTACTCAGACTCGCTCAGGCAGCCTTAAGAAAGATTAA
- a CDS encoding DUF6773 family protein, protein MKKQPVIKDERTEKLDGKVAGELVLGMFLFLAISVFFKAYILHLSLLAYLPEGILLTLVGLYALLRRLSLGIDVRDMVREEKWAERFGGGIVFVLILIGIDFFGQRENLASMLNILYLLKLALAMILFMLGSLTMDKISLYLNGKGQAKLDQELEDEE, encoded by the coding sequence ATGAAGAAGCAGCCTGTTATAAAAGATGAACGAACAGAGAAATTGGACGGCAAAGTTGCGGGAGAACTGGTACTAGGAATGTTCCTCTTCTTAGCTATCTCTGTATTTTTCAAAGCTTATATCCTCCATCTGAGCTTGCTGGCCTATCTTCCAGAAGGTATTCTGCTTACCCTAGTAGGTCTATATGCCTTGCTTCGTCGCTTAAGTCTAGGGATTGATGTTCGTGATATGGTGAGAGAGGAAAAATGGGCAGAGCGTTTTGGCGGTGGCATTGTCTTTGTTCTCATCCTTATAGGTATTGATTTCTTTGGTCAGCGAGAAAATCTGGCTAGCATGTTGAACATTTTGTATCTGCTCAAGCTGGCTCTTGCAATGATACTGTTTATGCTTGGAAGCTTGACGATGGACAAGATCAGTCTTTACCTAAACGGCAAAGGTCAGGCAAAGCTCGATCAGGAATTGGAGGATGAAGAATGA
- a CDS encoding rhodanese-related sulfurtransferase: MAKDIRVLLYYKYVPIENAEKFAADHLAFCKSIGLKGRILVADEGINGTVSGDYETTQKYMDYVHSLPGMEDLWFKIDEENEQAFKKMFVRYKKEIVHLGLEDNDFDNDINPLETTGAYLSPKEFKEALLDEDTVVLDTRNDYEYDLGHFRGAIRPDIRNFRELPQWVRDNKEKFMDKRVVVYCTGGVRCEKFSGWMVREGYKDVGQLHGGIATYGKDPEVQGELWDGKMYVFDERISVDINHVDPVVIGKDWFDGTPCERYVNCGNPECNRRILTSEENEDKYLRGCCHECRVHPRNRYVTENGLSQAEVIERLAAIGESLDQVATV; encoded by the coding sequence ATGGCAAAAGATATTCGCGTCCTACTTTACTACAAATATGTTCCCATTGAGAATGCTGAGAAATTTGCAGCTGATCATCTGGCCTTCTGTAAATCTATCGGTCTGAAAGGCCGTATCTTGGTAGCAGATGAAGGAATCAACGGAACGGTTTCTGGTGATTATGAAACCACTCAAAAATACATGGATTATGTGCACAGCCTTCCGGGCATGGAAGACCTTTGGTTCAAGATTGACGAAGAAAACGAACAAGCTTTCAAGAAAATGTTTGTTCGCTACAAGAAAGAAATTGTGCACCTGGGCTTGGAAGACAATGATTTTGATAATGACATCAACCCGTTGGAGACGACAGGAGCTTACTTGTCACCAAAAGAGTTCAAAGAAGCCCTTCTTGACGAAGATACCGTTGTCCTTGACACACGTAACGATTATGAGTACGACCTAGGACACTTCCGTGGAGCTATTCGCCCAGACATCCGCAACTTCCGTGAGTTGCCACAATGGGTCCGTGACAACAAGGAAAAATTCATGGACAAGCGTGTAGTGGTTTACTGTACAGGTGGCGTTCGCTGTGAGAAATTCTCAGGCTGGATGGTACGTGAAGGCTACAAGGATGTCGGTCAATTGCACGGAGGAATTGCGACTTACGGCAAGGATCCAGAAGTTCAAGGTGAGCTTTGGGACGGCAAGATGTATGTCTTTGATGAGCGTATCTCGGTTGATATCAACCATGTCGATCCAGTTGTGATTGGGAAAGACTGGTTTGACGGTACTCCTTGCGAGCGCTATGTCAACTGTGGCAATCCAGAGTGTAACCGCCGCATCCTGACTTCAGAAGAAAATGAAGACAAGTACCTCCGTGGCTGCTGTCATGAATGCCGTGTTCACCCTCGCAACCGCTATGTGACTGAAAACGGCTTGAGCCAAGCAGAAGTGATAGAACGTTTGGCTGCGATTGGAGAAAGCTTAGATCAGGTCGCTACAGTATAA
- a CDS encoding DUF4299 family protein, translated as MAKTFFIPNKESILGQQEVLTAKYILALVEGSESHSYDVVYLRQPLNRLEYMECGIVGQSQFLFKVNYADSRKGYQVVIPDFLTRADWEIVEPLLQALSSKLGQAVEGLEGFDFEAYFRQTVKHYLVDKAVRLVYCQELFSPIYLNKECLERFLAEDGLACFEELVKKVQGSDAYLASVKFYPDAQGKVHGIYHLAQGVKTILPKEPFVPVPYTEQLARKELVWEIDLVKISGDGSKAEDYQAIARLDYARFLDLLPEAFYQQLDANQLDANQLEVQPILGQDFEGLAQEK; from the coding sequence ATGGCGAAAACATTTTTTATCCCAAATAAAGAAAGCATTCTAGGACAACAGGAGGTCTTGACTGCCAAGTACATCTTAGCCTTGGTGGAGGGCTCGGAGTCACACAGTTATGATGTGGTCTATCTCCGTCAGCCCCTCAATCGTCTCGAATACATGGAGTGTGGGATTGTAGGCCAGTCGCAATTTCTCTTCAAGGTCAACTATGCAGATAGTCGAAAAGGCTATCAAGTGGTGATTCCAGATTTCCTTACTAGAGCGGACTGGGAGATTGTAGAGCCTCTCCTCCAGGCCCTATCTAGCAAGTTGGGGCAAGCGGTAGAAGGGCTAGAAGGCTTTGACTTTGAAGCTTATTTTCGACAAACGGTCAAGCATTATCTAGTGGATAAGGCGGTTCGTCTAGTATATTGCCAAGAGCTCTTCTCCCCTATCTATCTCAACAAGGAATGCCTCGAGAGATTTTTAGCAGAGGATGGATTGGCATGTTTTGAAGAGCTGGTCAAGAAGGTTCAAGGCTCTGATGCCTACCTTGCCAGCGTAAAATTTTACCCAGATGCTCAAGGTAAGGTGCACGGCATCTATCACCTGGCCCAGGGAGTCAAGACGATTTTGCCAAAGGAGCCCTTTGTACCAGTGCCTTATACCGAGCAGCTGGCCCGCAAGGAGCTTGTTTGGGAGATTGACCTAGTGAAGATTTCTGGTGATGGCTCAAAAGCAGAAGACTACCAAGCCATCGCTCGCTTGGATTATGCAAGATTTTTAGACTTGCTACCAGAAGCATTCTATCAGCAATTAGATGCCAATCAATTAGATGCCAATCAATTAGAAGTACAACCTATTTTGGGACAAGATTTTGAAGGATTAGCACAAGAAAAGTAA
- a CDS encoding MptD family putative ECF transporter S component yields the protein MTSLTLKELKWTGLFALLYFLCVGLGVLVGHFFDNAGNMFYAPVFAAVFGGSVYMLLQSKIKKFGAISLLGVVMGGFFLLSGHFMIAGLPGLVFGLLADTIAGLGKYENKFWNLLSFVCFSFVNSGPIILMWLARRAYIDSLVARGKTAEYINRILLPLDFPTIASFIVMVVAGALIGGLLGQYLVKKRSAKAGSQS from the coding sequence ATGACATCGTTAACACTGAAAGAGTTGAAATGGACGGGACTCTTTGCTCTACTCTACTTTCTCTGTGTCGGACTAGGAGTATTAGTAGGTCACTTTTTTGACAATGCTGGCAATATGTTCTATGCTCCAGTCTTTGCTGCAGTTTTTGGCGGAAGCGTTTATATGTTGCTGCAAAGCAAGATTAAAAAATTCGGAGCGATTAGCTTACTGGGCGTGGTGATGGGAGGCTTCTTCCTCTTGTCTGGTCATTTTATGATTGCTGGTCTGCCAGGCTTGGTGTTCGGTCTCTTGGCGGACACGATTGCAGGCTTGGGCAAATATGAAAATAAATTCTGGAATCTGCTTTCCTTTGTTTGTTTCTCTTTTGTCAATTCAGGCCCTATTATCCTGATGTGGCTAGCACGTCGGGCTTACATTGATAGCTTGGTGGCGCGTGGCAAGACAGCGGAATATATCAATCGGATTTTGCTGCCGTTGGATTTTCCGACCATCGCTAGTTTTATCGTGATGGTAGTGGCAGGTGCCTTAATCGGTGGCCTGCTGGGTCAATATCTGGTAAAAAAGCGCAGTGCAAAAGCTGGCTCTCAGTCATAA
- a CDS encoding SAM hydrolase/SAM-dependent halogenase family protein — MNNILVLQSDFGLVDGAVSAMIGVALEESPTLKIHHLTHDITPYNIFEGSYRLFQTVDYWPEGTTFVSVVDPGVGSKRKSVVAKTSKNQYIVTPDNGTLSFIKKHVGIVAIREISEVENRRKNTEHSYTFHGRDVYAYTGAKLASGHISFEEVGPELSVEEIVEIPVVETRLADNLVSGAIDILDVRFGSLWTSITREEFCTLEPNFGDRFEVTIYNNDMLVYQNQVTYGKSFADVRIGQPILYINSLYRVGLAINQGSFAKAYNVGVGAQWHIEIKRIEN; from the coding sequence ATGAACAACATATTAGTGCTGCAGTCGGACTTCGGTCTGGTAGATGGAGCGGTGTCGGCTATGATTGGAGTGGCTTTGGAGGAATCACCAACGCTGAAAATCCATCATTTGACCCATGATATCACTCCTTACAATATCTTTGAGGGTAGTTATCGTCTCTTTCAAACGGTAGATTATTGGCCAGAGGGAACGACTTTTGTTTCAGTCGTGGATCCGGGAGTGGGTTCCAAGCGGAAAAGCGTGGTTGCTAAGACCAGTAAAAATCAATATATCGTGACACCTGACAATGGTACTCTGTCCTTTATCAAAAAGCATGTCGGTATCGTAGCTATTCGTGAGATTTCAGAAGTGGAAAATCGTCGCAAGAATACCGAGCATTCTTATACCTTCCATGGGCGAGATGTCTATGCCTACACAGGTGCCAAGCTAGCCAGCGGCCATATCAGTTTTGAGGAAGTTGGCCCAGAGCTGAGTGTCGAAGAAATTGTTGAAATCCCTGTTGTGGAAACAAGACTAGCAGATAATTTGGTTAGTGGAGCCATTGATATTTTGGATGTTCGCTTTGGCTCGCTTTGGACTTCGATTACGCGTGAGGAGTTCTGCACCTTAGAGCCCAACTTTGGCGACCGTTTTGAAGTCACTATCTACAACAATGATATGCTGGTCTATCAAAACCAAGTGACCTATGGCAAGTCCTTTGCGGATGTCCGTATCGGTCAGCCGATTTTATACATCAATTCCCTCTATCGGGTGGGCTTGGCTATCAACCAAGGTTCCTTTGCCAAGGCCTACAATGTTGGTGTCGGTGCTCAATGGCATATTGAGATTAAGAGAATTGAAAATTAA
- a CDS encoding DUF6773 family protein has product MKIKLIKRQILDEREEQLVNKAGMESFSLMLCGSLALYMGSVAMNGGVVHYQPFLLLILITSFYFMCRTQYLGANYYNSFSLTIWGVLAATGFLTLLIACQNFQLNHAIYHNSVFHPMFLFVILITFVIHFPFMLLVNIILESLSKWQKKRFEKYLEELEKEG; this is encoded by the coding sequence ATGAAAATAAAACTTATTAAACGTCAAATCTTAGACGAACGCGAAGAACAACTAGTCAACAAGGCTGGTATGGAGAGTTTCAGTCTCATGCTATGTGGCAGTTTAGCTTTATATATGGGTTCTGTAGCAATGAATGGGGGAGTCGTTCACTACCAGCCCTTCTTACTTTTGATTCTCATCACCAGTTTTTATTTCATGTGTCGCACTCAGTATCTGGGAGCCAATTATTACAATAGTTTCAGTCTGACTATCTGGGGTGTGCTGGCTGCGACAGGCTTTCTGACCCTTTTGATTGCCTGCCAGAATTTTCAGCTCAATCATGCTATTTATCATAACAGTGTTTTTCACCCCATGTTCCTATTTGTTATTTTAATTACTTTTGTCATTCACTTTCCTTTTATGCTGCTGGTTAATATTATCTTGGAGAGTCTAAGCAAGTGGCAGAAAAAGCGCTTTGAGAAGTATTTGGAAGAATTGGAGAAAGAGGGCTAA
- a CDS encoding DUF6773 family protein, whose translation MKDKPQKVYTDERTLQLERKLGNEVAFFAIILLVISIFVKITLWHEPVEGYLPEILVILGMEMYAGIRSWQLGLDIRRYKPSIGRKSFRSRLANGAILAIVIVAVQMWSGNSAIRPFFRHHPILQFIFILALMIAFSSILDQLVNYFYQKRQVLLDQELENDEN comes from the coding sequence ATGAAAGACAAACCACAAAAAGTCTATACAGACGAGCGGACTCTACAACTTGAGCGAAAATTAGGAAATGAAGTTGCTTTTTTCGCGATTATTTTGCTCGTTATTTCTATTTTTGTCAAAATTACTCTTTGGCATGAGCCAGTAGAAGGCTACTTACCAGAAATTCTAGTTATTTTGGGTATGGAAATGTATGCTGGAATTCGTAGCTGGCAATTGGGACTTGATATCAGACGCTACAAGCCATCTATTGGGCGTAAAAGTTTCAGAAGTCGTTTGGCTAACGGGGCTATCTTAGCAATTGTAATCGTGGCTGTTCAGATGTGGAGTGGAAATTCAGCTATTCGACCATTCTTTCGTCATCATCCAATCTTGCAATTTATTTTTATTTTAGCTTTGATGATTGCCTTTTCTAGCATACTTGATCAGTTGGTCAATTATTTTTATCAGAAGAGACAGGTTTTATTGGACCAAGAATTAGAAAATGATGAGAATTAG
- a CDS encoding CPBP family intramembrane glutamic endopeptidase, producing MTWWKRLIWGSCAFLALGLYVLPLLFQQLAIIYQFPKHWTIGLGLSLIFLVLLVFIVLAKKAGILSQSGKIFQKGDGKRIALGLLGMVLISVLGTVLLRWLHGEVTTANQASLMEEFRRGNTMLLAIMLGVLAPIAEEIIFRGIIPLKIFKGYESWGYIIGGLLFAIFHGPTNIMSFVIYGGASVILTLLACRTRRLEVSIAVHMINNGLPAILMLLIPILGVEV from the coding sequence ATGACTTGGTGGAAACGATTGATCTGGGGTAGTTGCGCTTTCTTAGCCTTGGGCTTGTATGTTCTTCCTCTGCTATTTCAGCAGCTAGCAATAATTTATCAATTTCCTAAACATTGGACCATTGGTCTTGGGCTTTCGCTGATTTTCCTAGTTTTGCTGGTCTTTATCGTGTTAGCAAAGAAGGCTGGAATCTTATCCCAGTCTGGAAAAATCTTTCAAAAAGGAGACGGGAAGCGAATTGCTCTAGGCCTCTTAGGCATGGTGCTCATATCTGTCCTTGGGACAGTATTACTCCGTTGGCTGCATGGAGAAGTGACAACGGCTAATCAGGCCTCTTTGATGGAGGAGTTCCGAAGGGGAAATACGATGTTGTTGGCCATCATGCTTGGTGTTTTAGCGCCTATCGCAGAAGAAATTATTTTCCGTGGCATCATTCCTCTAAAAATTTTTAAAGGCTATGAAAGCTGGGGCTATATCATAGGCGGACTGCTCTTTGCGATTTTTCATGGCCCAACCAATATTATGTCTTTTGTGATTTATGGTGGTGCCTCTGTGATTTTGACCTTGCTGGCTTGTCGAACTCGGCGCTTGGAAGTCAGTATCGCAGTTCACATGATAAATAACGGACTTCCTGCCATTCTGATGTTGTTAATCCCTATTTTGGGAGTAGAAGTATAG
- a CDS encoding helix-turn-helix transcriptional regulator, whose translation MAKNLKLKMARVEHDMTQGDLADAIGVTRQTIGLIEAGKYNPSLSLCLAICKCLNKTLDQLFWEE comes from the coding sequence ATGGCAAAAAATCTTAAGCTCAAGATGGCACGGGTTGAGCATGACATGACCCAAGGTGACTTGGCTGATGCTATTGGTGTGACCCGTCAGACCATAGGCCTGATTGAGGCAGGCAAGTACAATCCCAGCCTTAGTCTATGCTTGGCCATTTGTAAATGCCTCAATAAAACGCTGGATCAGTTGTTTTGGGAAGAATAG
- a CDS encoding methionine ABC transporter permease translates to MVDLIKTFLPNVYKMGWAGQAGWGTAIYLTLYMTIISFLIGGILGLIAGLFLVLTAPGGILENKTAFFILDKVTSIFRAIPFIILLALINPFTRMIVGTGIGPTAALVPLSLAVFPFFARQVQVVLSELDRGVIEAAQAVGANTWDIIGVYLREGLPDLIRVTTVTLISLVGETAMAGAIGAGGLGNVAIAYGYQRFNQDVTVLATVLLLLLIFFIQFLGDFLTRKISHR, encoded by the coding sequence TTGGTAGACTTGATTAAAACATTTTTGCCCAATGTCTATAAGATGGGCTGGGCTGGTCAGGCTGGCTGGGGAACAGCGATTTATCTGACCCTTTATATGACAATTATTTCCTTCCTGATTGGTGGGATTTTAGGCTTGATAGCTGGACTTTTCCTTGTATTGACAGCACCGGGTGGTATTTTAGAAAACAAAACAGCCTTTTTCATCTTGGATAAGGTCACATCCATCTTTCGGGCGATTCCTTTTATCATCCTCCTGGCTTTAATCAATCCCTTCACACGGATGATTGTGGGTACAGGGATTGGGCCAACAGCGGCTTTAGTACCGCTATCTTTGGCAGTCTTTCCTTTCTTTGCCCGTCAAGTACAGGTGGTTCTATCGGAATTGGATCGCGGTGTGATTGAAGCGGCCCAGGCAGTTGGGGCTAATACATGGGATATCATCGGAGTTTATCTGCGCGAAGGTTTGCCAGACTTGATTCGGGTGACAACGGTGACCCTAATCTCGCTGGTTGGTGAAACAGCCATGGCGGGAGCGATCGGTGCAGGCGGTCTTGGAAACGTAGCAATTGCTTACGGTTATCAACGTTTCAACCAAGACGTGACCGTTTTAGCAACTGTTTTGCTCTTGCTCCTCATTTTCTTTATCCAGTTTTTGGGCGATTTCTTAACCAGAAAAATCAGTCATCGCTAG